The Helianthus annuus cultivar XRQ/B chromosome 16, HanXRQr2.0-SUNRISE, whole genome shotgun sequence genome includes a window with the following:
- the LOC110889885 gene encoding staphylococcal-like nuclease CAN1 — MEGFLHFYGLPHYSLVIKPSPYDEPSWVTPLAPAPPVWERKPVFKLSTLPVRRNFCNIHSFFKPRFFISFANQVLGERVTNGVVFSVSVEVKDFYLLPQEILFAVSERRKAQATGDNDRAREMMHKINATQDYEVLYLDDEGYLAKKYEIKLRGVCAPMNGRSGRKVRRELEMLVDGKCLTISVYNLDEEKRCVAEVYSDHKHLQGILLNNATEVPWGWKAEC; from the exons ATGGAG GGCTTCTTGCACTTTTACGGGCTTCCTCATTATTCCTTAGTGATAAAACCCTCGCCGTATGATGAACCTTCATGGGTTACTCCTCTTGCTCCAGCTCCACCGGTTTGGGAAAGGAAACCAGTGTTCAAGTTGTCAACACTTCCTGTAAGAAGAAACTTTTGCAACATCCACAGTTTTTTCAAACCCCGATTTTTTATTAGCTTTGCAAATCAGGTGCTAGGGGAAAGAGTAACTAATGGGGTGGTCTTCAGTGTCTCTGTTGAGGTTAAGGATTTCTATCTTTTACCCCAAGAGATACTATTCGCTGTAAGTGAGCGTCGTAAAGCACAGGCCACGGGGGACAATGATCGGGCCCGTGAAATGATGCATAAAATTAATGCTACACAAGACTATGA GGTATTGTATCTCGACGATGAGGGATATCTGGCCAAAAAGTACGAGATCAAGCTAAG GGGTGTATGTGCGCCCATGAATGGACGGAGTGGGCGTAAGGTTAGGCGTGAGCTCGAAATGTTGGTCGATGGCAAGTGTTTGACGATTTCAGTCTACAATTTAGATGAAGAAAAGCGCTGTGTTGCAGAAGTTTACTCCGACCACAAACATCTACAG GGTATATTGTTGAATAATGCAACTGAAGTGCCTTGGGGG TGGAAGGCAGAGTGCTAG